AGCCGCCACATGGGAGCCGACATCATGCCGGTTCGTTTGAGAGGTCATCGATGGAGGACGATCGCCACGCGCTAAGCCTTCGCCACATCCAGAGGCGACAGGTAGGCCAGGCCATGCGCGTCGGCCACAGCGGGATGGGTAATGTGACCGAGGGCGACATTCAGTCCCAGCGACAGCTCCGGGCACTCCAGAATGGCCCGACGCCACCCGCTGTCGGCGATCCGGAGGGCATAGGGAAGGGTGACGTTGGTGAGGGCAAAGGTCGAGGTTCTGGCGAAGGCGCCAGGCATATTGGAGACACAGTAGTGCACGATGCCATCTACAACGTAGACAGGATCGCTGTGGGAGGTGGGGCGGCTGGTCTCGATGCAACCGCCCTGGTCGATGGCCACATCGACGATGACCGATCCCGGCTTCATGAGCGTGACCATCTCTCGGGTCACCAGCTTGGGGGCTCTGGCCCCGGAGATGTAAACGGCCCCGATCAGGATATCGGCCCGCCTCACGCACTCCTCGATACTCATCTGGTTTGAAATGAGGGTCGTCACATTCTCGGGCAGGATCTCGTCAAGGTGACGCATGCAAGCCTGGTTTACGTCCAGCAGATAGACCCAGGCGCCCATGCCCGCCGCCACCTTCGCCGCATTTGCCCCGACGGTTCCGCCGCCGAGGATCACCACGGTGGCGGGGGGGACCCCGGGTACTCCGCCGATCAGCACACCTCGCCCGCCATGCGGGGTAGCCAGATAGTACGCCCCGATGTGGACGGCCATCCGTCCTGCGATCTCGCTCATCGGCTCGAGCAGCGGCTTTCGGCCGTCCGGCGTCTGCACGGTCTCGTAGGCCACCGCCACCACCCGCCGCGCAAGGAGCCGTTTGGTGAGTTCAGGCGTGGGTGCCAGATGCAGGAAGGTAAATAACACCTGTCCTTCCCGGAGCATCTCGCACTCGGGAGGGATCGGTTCCTTGACCTTGCAGATAAGATCAGCCTCACCATAGATCATGCTCGGATCGCCCACCAGCTCTGCCCCTGCCCTGGCGTAGGCCTCGTCCGGCAAGCCGGAGCCGACCCCGGCCCCCCGCTGGACCAGCACCCGGTGCCCATGCGCCCGCAGGGCCTGCACGCCGGCCGGGATGACCGCCACCCGGCTCTCAGCCTCTTTGATCTCTTTCGGGACCCCGATGACCATTGCCGCTCCACTGGCAGACGATGATGTGCCATGCGGACAGTGACATATCGCCCTTGACGATGTCAAGGACCGATCCCGCACACGCGATTGCGCGCCTCCTGGTCAGCCCAGGCACAACCTTTCCAGGAGGTCGAGGTTCAGACATTCCAGGCTCCGGACCACCAGCTCGGCGCCGGTAAAGTCCTGGCCCTTGGTATAGTCGTTATAGACGACCGCACAGGGTAGGCCGGCTCCCTTGGCCGCCTTGGCGCCTTTCTCGGAATCCTCGATAACCAGAATCTCCGACGCATCGTATTCAAGCATCGCGGCGCACCGAGCATAGAGGGCTGAGTTCTTCTCGCCGGATTGTTTGCCGAAAATCGGGGAGAAATGGTCGAGCGCATCGGGGATCTGCGCCTTGAGGAGCGCGACAATCTGATCCTCATCGGTAACCGACACGATCGCCAGCCGGACACCACGATCGATCGCCTCACGGATGATCCTGGCCACACCGGGAA
Above is a genomic segment from Candidatus Methylomirabilis tolerans containing:
- the ald gene encoding alanine dehydrogenase; protein product: MVIGVPKEIKEAESRVAVIPAGVQALRAHGHRVLVQRGAGVGSGLPDEAYARAGAELVGDPSMIYGEADLICKVKEPIPPECEMLREGQVLFTFLHLAPTPELTKRLLARRVVAVAYETVQTPDGRKPLLEPMSEIAGRMAVHIGAYYLATPHGGRGVLIGGVPGVPPATVVILGGGTVGANAAKVAAGMGAWVYLLDVNQACMRHLDEILPENVTTLISNQMSIEECVRRADILIGAVYISGARAPKLVTREMVTLMKPGSVIVDVAIDQGGCIETSRPTSHSDPVYVVDGIVHYCVSNMPGAFARTSTFALTNVTLPYALRIADSGWRRAILECPELSLGLNVALGHITHPAVADAHGLAYLSPLDVAKA
- a CDS encoding HAD hydrolase-like protein; translation: MGKLKAIIFDVDGTLADTEVYGHLAACNEAFARMGFDIRWSWEEFKELLKIPGNARRMRLALSTRTSLSGTELDRIVPELFALKKEGYLKRVDKLPLLPGVARIIREAIDRGVRLAIVSVTDEDQIVALLKAQIPDALDHFSPIFGKQSGEKNSALYARCAAMLEYDASEILVIEDSEKGAKAAKGAGLPCAVVYNDYTKGQDFTGAELVVRSLECLNLDLLERLCLG